From the genome of Podospora bellae-mahoneyi strain CBS 112042 chromosome 2, whole genome shotgun sequence:
CAAGGTCAGCTTTCGAGGATCACCCGAGGGCGTACTTTTGTGACTACGAACCATAGTAGTTCTGAAACACCGAAGTCGGAAAAGCAGCAGGTACGGTGAACGCAGATAGGAGACTCGGTTCGCCATCAGTGATACTCTGCGTAGATGACCCAGTAGTCCCTGAAACAACCGAGCCAGGTGATGTCCAGGAGGGGgccaagagaagaaagagatgAGTGATTGGCCACATTTCCAACTTTAGCATGAATCAAACCTTTTTGGGTGTGAGGGGTATGACGCGAACTACATACATATCTGTGATCCCAAGTCCCTTTGCACAAGTGAGTGCTCGTGTAGCCTGGCTTGTGTGAACGGCTGGTTTCTGAGCGTTTGTCGTTACAGCCGAGTCTCAACGGCCAGAACTAGCTTCTTGCCGATGTTGCCTGTCTGCTGCCTGCTGCTTGATGAAGAGGTCATGGAATAATCTTCTCCGCAGTCTAGAGCTAAGATATGATTCGGCCTGATAGGTAGACTCGTGTGATATCGTGGCTCAACAGAGCAGGCGGGTCATCTACTCTTCATTGTCGAATGTCGACAGTCGGCCATCAATCTTCCAAGCCGCAAGGGAGCCACTGTAAGCTGGCGGCCAGGTGAAATTCTTGAGATGACCTTGAATTAACCTGACCCGCGAGGAGAGACCTGCATGTTATCTACCTTGCAGCCCACAACCTTTTCCATTTCCGTTCTTTTGCCAGCACCATTTTCCGCCAGCAAAACAAGCAAGTAAGTAAACCAgccggggccggggccgggaTTGCAAACAAAGAAATAGACTGACCAGCGCCGTGAGCGAACCCAGATATCCCAGCACCAAGAACCGCTTCGACGCGAAAACAAACACTTGCAAACCCGCAACCAGACTTGCTTAGACGGCCCACAGCCAAGCGAAGCACCTGAGCACGTGACCTCCCAGAGACCTCCCGAGCTAGGTAAGGCTGACCAATCAACGCGTGTACTCAATTGACAGGACCCTTGCCAAAGCGTGGCTAACTTGGTGCCAAAGGCCCGGCTGTCGCAGCCTTCCCACATACCCAAGACAATCACCAAGGCGCTTGGTCGCCGGTCTGTAGTACGAATTCGCGTCCCGTCGCGGAAGCCCACTGGCAGCCTTGCCCATTCTGTCAAAAGGTTGCCAATGCCTGCCAGAAGAAAGGCCAAGTCCAAACCGCCCAAAGCCAGACATCGCAAGGCCACACGCGATCCCACTCCTGAAGAGGAGTACCAAGTCCGCAGCATCCTCAACGAGAAGGTCGAGCGCGGCAAGCTCCTGTACTTGATAGACTGGGAGGATAGCCCCGAGGGGCAGACCTACGATCCAACCTGGGTACTTGATGATTCCTGTGCTGTTTAGCTTGCCTGTCAAAGCTGCTTGTCTCGTTCAATTCCCTGGGACGCGCTAACCGCCATGGGGTGTTTCCTCTTCTTAGGAGCCTGCCAAGCACGTAAACGAGGTAGCCATCAACGAGtgggaggccgagaagaagaagaagaagaagctcctcGCTGGGGAAGGTCAGGAGAGCAGAAAGCGGTCGGCAAGCTCTCTGCCCGAAGctgccgaggacgagaacGAGGAAGACGACGCGAGACCTGCGAAGAGGGCCAAGGGCGACGACTCGGGCTATACATCTCCAGAGCTAgagcttggggttgaagttgatAATATTCCTGACAAGGCAGGGAGGCAGCTTGTACTGGATATTCATCCGCCGTCACAAGTGGATCCTAAAGACTATCAGTTGTTTACAGAATCTCAGCTCTCGTCTCAAAACAGCAGTCAGCTCGATTCCACATCTCATACCGATAGCAACGAGGCATCATCTGGAAAGGTTCTCAGCCAGCGAACCATACCTGATTCCCAAGCCACTGGCGAGTCGGAGCTCAGTTCAACGATCCCGGAGATTGTGCTGGCTAGCCAATCGCAAGGACGGAGAGTGGGTTCCCTCGAGCGTGAGGAGCAACAAGCGCTGGATTCTCAAGTCGCGCGCGAACAATCGCAGCAGGCAGAGTGTGAGCAGCAGGTCGAAGAGCACCAGCAGAAGGTGGGGCAGAGccagcaagaagagcaacAGCGCAAGGAGCAACAAAAGTCCAGCCGGGAAGAAGAACCTCAAGTATCGAAAACGTTGGACCACGACGAGGGGACGATATCAGAGTCTCTGATACCATCGCGCCAACCTGATCCATCACATCAACCTGTCAACCACGACACGCCACAGGCATTTCGAGACGAGAATAACCATTCACAGAGCAGCTCCGTGTCGGGGTTCTTGACGCAGCCCGACTACCCTCACCTCAGCAACGACCCCTTCGGCGGAGTGGAGTCCGCTGTGGCTGAGACTTACCAAGGCAGTGAAGTGAATCGAGATAGTCAAGTCGCGATTAGCCAACAACGCCGCACGCCTGCACCCATCGAAAACTCCTCCATCCCAAGTGTAAACAACGCGCCGCGAGCTGATTCACCACAGGTCACCTCACCAGAGATCTTGAGCTCCAGTTGGCAGTCGCAGCAAGCGCAGTTGGTAGATCCATTTGTGCCACTTTCGAGCCACTTGAACCAAATTCGAACTCAAAGCCAGGAGTCGAGCCAAAGGGTCGAAGAGTTCGTTCCCGAAACGGCGCAAAAAGAGAGGACTCTGGTTTCCAACAGCGAACACCACAAAACCACCTGTCAGTGATACCCGCTTGGCCAGAGCCGCAAGTTCCGGTTCTGTTCCGCCGCGCAGTTCTACCTTCCCCACTACTCAATCTCTCCCTCAACGATCAGAAACTGAAACATTACGACCAGTCTCCAACAACATTCGAATCAAAATGGGGCCAACGCCGCCATCTGGCAAGCAGTCCGACGCTGTCGCAGATCTGAGATCAGCCCTACCAGACTGGATGCTGCATCCAGAACCTGATCCTGAACCgcagccagagccagagccagagtTGGCAGTCCACCAGTCGCATAACCCAGAGCCTTCATTTCCAGTATCGGAAGAGGCTCAGTcgcaacctccaccacccccacaacctcaacaatCTTCATTTCCCGTTTCGGAAGAAGCCCAGTTGCAGCACACAGAGCCTGGAGTTCCAATGTCCGACATGACTCATTTACATCACCCGCAGCCGTCAGTCTTATCCGAGGCCGGTCcaggtccttcttctccctccatTGCGGTACCAATATCAAGCCGGAGCCTTCCTCGGCGTGACGCAGTGGAAGAATTGCGAGAAGCCATCGGTCTTCACGATGGCAGTTTATTTGAGGCCCCACAAAGCCACTACCCTGAGGAAGTCCTCGCGCTTTCTTCCACCGAGCTCCCTGTTATCGGCAGCAATCATCAGCACAACACCGAGATGGAGTATGAGAATTTACCAACGACAGTTGCTCCGTCGGATCTAACGACCTCTGTGGATCTCTCACACGGTGTAGGCGAAGGCCCAGCCATGTCGAACCCTCTGTTCTCGGTTCACGATGTACAACCACTGGGGACCGCCGAGGTGGATTCCGATCACGACGCGGCACACGACATCGATGAAAACCCTATTGAGCTTCGACAATTCGTGGTAACCCTACCCATGGCGGCCAACACCCGGTCGCTCTATGTCGATGTTATTGCTCAAAACCTGCAGGCGATGACTGAGTTTGGCGATGTCTACTGCGAACCAGGCTTGCAAGCTCCGGACGATGCTCTGACGGCCAAGATTGATGCCTTTTTCAGGCGATTGAACGACCTGGTTGACCTCCCAGCATTCGACGACGACACATTCCATCAACTCAACTCTGAAGGCATGCTGAAGCATGCTATCAATTCCAACAGCAAGTTCTCCTTTGTCTATGAGTTTCTCAAGACGCTGCGGTGGCTCAACGACCGCATCTTAATCGTGGCACGCCCAGGAAGGACCCTGAAATACCTTGAGGAAATCGTCGCACAAGAGGTTCCCTTGTCCCAACTGAACAAGACGTATGCAGTCTTGAGTACCGAGTCGCCGGAGCACGTCAGCGAGGCGGCCAGGGTGATTGTGGCagaagctggccaagatctTTCCAAGATTGGCGGGCAACTCGATGTCGTCATTCTCTTCGACCATGAAGCCAGGCAGGTCGACCTGCCTCCCAAGCTCAGTTGCGAATCGACAATATTCCTGTCCCTCGCCACCATTTGCTCTTTGGAGCACATTTTACTACAGCTCCGTGAAATGCCTTCGTATCCCGATATGTCACCTCTGGAGATCAGCAATGCTCTTTGCCAGGTGACCGCATTGCTGGTCAGGCATCTCAAGGACCCCGAATAcgcacctccacctcatgAGGTTGCCGCCGCATTTGCCAGTTTTCTGGAAAACCCCGAGAACGATATTGATTACGTgtctcaacccctcccaatTAGCGTGGACGAGATGTGGGAGtcacaaccccaaactcaaGCTGATAATGGTGAGTTGGGTCGTCGGAAGCGTCCCTTGGATGATGATCAAGATATGATGTCGAAGCGTCGAAGGACCACGCGAGCTTCGTCCTCGGTGCCCATGTCTGAGCTGCTGAGAGACACTTTGGCGCGCCACCCTGTTAATAACGAGCGGTCGGCAGAGATGGCCGAAGTGCCGGTTGCCCAGTTGGAGGGTATGGCGTACCAAGTAAGGAAACTCCCCATGAGACTATTTTGGAGACCTAAACTCACTAGTATTTCCAGATATTCAAGCTTGAGAACCGGGTTGACGATCTCAGCACCGTGAACGCGAAGTTGCGTGCACATACTGATCCTCTAGAGAAGGAACTTGAGTCATGGAGAGGCACCCTCAACACGCTTCACGTGAGATATACAGAAGCTCTCAACGACCGGTCCGACTTTGAGAAGGAATGCAAGCAGGCCAACAAGGTCGCGGCAGCAGCCACGGAGAAGCTCGAGAATGTCAAGGCCGAGGTCGCGTCGCTCAAGGAGCATAACAAGGCGCTTGAATTCAAGCTTGCCGAGGCCACACTGGCGATGGAACAGTCAACCATCCCCGACATTGCCCGGTTTGCCCAGCTCGAGAAGGAACTCGCCGAAACCAAAGCCAGGGCAGAaaaggctgagaagaaggctgctgcctTGTCAAACGAAGCCGACTTTGTCCGTCAGAATTACCAGAACGCCTCCAGTTATCAACAGGAGCAGAACCACGAGATGAAGAGGCTCAGGGAAGAGATTGTAGTTCTCACTACGCGAGCCAACGAGAATATCGTCAAGATTCAGCAGATTCACGCAGCCAATGAGCTGGCTTATCATCAGCGTCAACTTGCCGAACTACAGGATATGGTCCGGGATCGCGAAAGGGAGCTGGATCTTTTGAGGACGGAGAATCAACAGCTCAAGAGCGGCCGCAGGGAAACGAGGGGAGGAAGCACCCCACGCAGCCCGCGGATAGGCGCCATGGGAGGGGTGATGCCCAGCCCGAGACCTGGAAGGAGTGGTGCTGGCAGCAGGGGGACTAGTCCTGCCGCTGCGGCGAGTTCGGATCCTGCCGTGCCTGGTATGGCCTACGCGCCGGCTGGGGCGAATGGGCGGCGGCATCACCTTCGCGAACACCTTCGCGATTAGAAGAGGAGGGTAAACGATATATGTTTGATGCCCCATATCGGTCTCTTGCCATTGCGGCAAGCTTATTTACCAGTCTGCGCTTATTTGTCATACGGCCATCAGTTTTCAGTCGTCATCGGACAGGACGAATGGCACAACGGCAACGTGGAAGCTCAAGGATTGCTTGGTTTACTGTACATATTTGCGTGTTTAACTTGCATTTCGTGTAattgggatggggagtttTCGGGATAATGGGGAAAACATTGTATTGGGGCAAAAGAGTATATACTCTGCCTCTTATTGTTCAGGCGCAGTTTACGCAGCATCAAAGGGGAAATGGAGCGCAATAATCAAGTTTTATGTCGTTTGTCTCGGCTGTTTTGTTTTATTGGTTGCTGCATTTCTCGAGGAAAACTATCAAGGCAGATAAGGGAAGACTATACCGTTAGGATGGTTAGGCATGAAAGTTGTTCTGGGTGCGTGCTCTGCCGGGGAACTGTTTGAGTTTGAGGGCAGACATGTGGTGGTATTATTTTGTTGCAAATGATTGATTAGTTAATACCCGTGAGTAGTCGATACGTATTAGTGTTGGGGACTAAAAATGAGTGTGTGTTGAGTGAAACAATCGAAGTTGCTAGTTGTTGTGTCTGCCATTCCAGCTGATGATATGAGTGGCTTGTGTGATTCCAAGTAGAATGATTGAGTAAATGCAACGTGACACTACCACCATACTGGACAAATAATCATCACTAAGACTGCTTGATTCGAAGCTGGTGCTGGCATGAGGTTGTGGAAACCTTCGGTGTGGCTGAATGATGGCGTAACTGAAACATGGTCGTCTGAGTGTGCTAAAAGAACATGAGCGAGTGGCGTAAACGCCCTCTTTTGTGGTGGCATCAGCATTTCCTCCCAATGTTGGAGAGAAATCCGATCTCTCCAAGTTCAGGGGTAGGGTGACgatgggggttagggttacaCAACTgctacaactacaacaactgTAACATCTTGTCTCTGAATATCTTCTGAGGTCCAAAAAATTCAGGCAACAGTGAATTGAGGTACGATAGCTGTTCCAGTGCTTTCTTCCTTTCCTCGGGAGGTTTCTTTCACCCGCGTGGGCTTTCACCTGATTACAAAGCCCAGGCAACCTGGTGGGCTTCCAGCGTCGTTGCTCTGAGGGCGGGCGGCGATAAGAGGGTGATAAGGCGCATCGCCTGCCGCTGAGACGCCCAACGTCACTCGCCTCGCCGCCTCATCTGCAGCCTGCAGCCTTGGTGTCTTCTGGTCCCTCAAGGTGCAGCAGCTGAGCAAGCTCAAGACCCTCCAAGGGCTCTATCGGTCAACGAATTCCTAGGACTTTTTCGATCTCTTTCCTTTAAGCGTTCGCCTTGTTTTCCTTTCGACTTTTACAGctagagaagaagaagagaacaCATTTCACGATCGGATTTCTTATAATACAGTTTGTTTCCCTTCCAAGCACCCCAGTAATACAACTTTGTCGGCATCG
Proteins encoded in this window:
- a CDS encoding hypothetical protein (EggNog:ENOG503P3Z0; COG:S); this translates as MGPTPPSGKQSDAVADLRSALPDWMLHPEPDPEPQPEPEPELAVHQSHNPEPSFPVSEEAQSQPPPPPQPQQSSFPVSEEAQLQHTEPGVPMSDMTHLHHPQPSVLSEAGPGPSSPSIAVPISSRSLPRRDAVEELREAIGLHDGSLFEAPQSHYPEEVLALSSTELPVIGSNHQHNTEMEYENLPTTVAPSDLTTSVDLSHGVGEGPAMSNPLFSVHDVQPLGTAEVDSDHDAAHDIDENPIELRQFVVTLPMAANTRSLYVDVIAQNLQAMTEFGDVYCEPGLQAPDDALTAKIDAFFRRLNDLVDLPAFDDDTFHQLNSEGMLKHAINSNSKFSFVYEFLKTLRWLNDRILIVARPGRTLKYLEEIVAQEVPLSQLNKTYAVLSTESPEHVSEAARVIVAEAGQDLSKIGGQLDVVILFDHEARQVDLPPKLSCESTIFLSLATICSLEHILLQLREMPSYPDMSPLEISNALCQVTALLVRHLKDPEYAPPPHEVAAAFASFLENPENDIDYVSQPLPISVDEMWESQPQTQADNGELGRRKRPLDDDQDMMSKRRRTTRASSSVPMSELLRDTLARHPVNNERSAEMAEVPVAQLEGMAYQIFKLENRVDDLSTVNAKLRAHTDPLEKELESWRGTLNTLHVRYTEALNDRSDFEKECKQANKVAAAATEKLENVKAEVASLKEHNKALEFKLAEATLAMEQSTIPDIARFAQLEKELAETKARAEKAEKKAAALSNEADFVRQNYQNASSYQQEQNHEMKRLREEIVVLTTRANENIVKIQQIHAANELAYHQRQLAELQDMVRDRERELDLLRTENQQLKSGRRETRGGSTPRSPRIGAMGGVMPSPRPGRSGAGSRGTSPAAAASSDPAVPGMAYAPAGANGRRHHLREHLRD
- a CDS encoding hypothetical protein (EggNog:ENOG503P2H1), with the protein product MPARRKAKSKPPKARHRKATRDPTPEEEYQVRSILNEKVERGKLLYLIDWEDSPEGQTYDPTWEPAKHVNEVAINEWEAEKKKKKKLLAGEGQESRKRSASSLPEAAEDENEEDDARPAKRAKGDDSGYTSPELELGVEVDNIPDKAGRQLVLDIHPPSQVDPKDYQLFTESQLSSQNSSQLDSTSHTDSNEASSGKVLSQRTIPDSQATGESELSSTIPEIVLASQSQGRRVGSLEREEQQALDSQVAREQSQQAECEQQVEEHQQKVGQSQQEEQQRKEQQKSSREEEPQVSKTLDHDEGTISESLIPSRQPDPSHQPVNHDTPQAFRDENNHSQSSSVSGFLTQPDYPHLSNDPFGGVESAVAETYQGSEVNRDSQVAISQQRRTPAPIENSSIPSVNNAPRADSPQVTSPEILSSSWQSQQAQLVDPFVPLSSHLNQIRTQSQESSQRVEEFVPETAQKERTLVSNSEHHKTTCQ